Proteins encoded by one window of Aliivibrio wodanis:
- a CDS encoding putative uncharacterized protein (No significant database matches), which yields MAELQKEQEITGGVMKGIFYDAGGQAVNMEPLALSADWDQAIAEAAKHIKGEVITIANRFALVGTGKTRVLIVDESNK from the coding sequence ATGGCCGAGCTTCAGAAAGAACAAGAAATTACAGGCGGTGTCATGAAAGGGATTTTTTACGACGCAGGTGGTCAAGCTGTCAACATGGAACCATTAGCATTAAGCGCTGATTGGGACCAAGCGATTGCAGAAGCTGCTAAACATATCAAAGGTGAGGTGATCACCATCGCAAACCGTTTTGCTCTTGTTGGTACTGGTAAAACAAGAGTGCTTATTGTGGATGAGAGTAACAAATGA